The window ggtcacgatgtttatcaggatcagtagaagcatcacccactcgatgattatgatggggatttcacggatctcgtcccagtcttcatcattatagaataattcctttaatgtttcatatccaaaatagaaaattacacagacaaaagtcaggccatagcaggtgcatctactatggtggatgactttttttgctcctggtaatttatacatctggatggactgcccaaggtagtataaggcttcacatgtaattgaAATTATCGTGCtaacaaagtgtatcctgggatattctttgggggaaaatacatgcatgacagctgtggcaaaacaggaggcccacacaatggccagcaggatcctctggatcaggacctgatgaccaatgaactcttcagtatgcataaccatatacttataaataagaaaggttagtaccaaagtgccaatggacatccctatgaatccaattctgaataatatgctttcgtgaaagacatttcccacgtcactgtgaaggaaaagaaaccaatgttattatggatatttcctcactcccaacccatgaaataagaatcatgttcttgtttatcttacctgatgctcatcagtggtgaggttgcatggccgaggacgactgtcatgatgtagctggtggcaagccaggccgcacaccaaaacaccAACAGTAGGGGGACGAACctcaaaccttttagctccatttcagacaagaaGAAGAAGATGCTAATCTCACTAATCTCACTAAACTCACTggaacaatctacagactgaaggctcgggcggctgtcagtggaatgtcaggactccagctgtctatgacatcacatgtgacatgtcagaatgactgcttgtttattggagctgccatgatttagtatctgctgacagaacctgatgtttttactatggaccttacagaccccagaacccaagtaattagtgcaggggctccattttgatcatatcatatttcacattatttgagttccagggctcagatacatttgcaccctctatagcagtggtcttcaagctgtaaatccccaaccgctgcagaaccacaactcccagcatgcccagacagcaacttcgcataaggaaatagtctaattaaacttttcttatatatagaatccctgaaatctccattctctccttttattggtttatgacctgcattacttatttgtaaaaaacaatgtttctgattgtctgccaccccatacttatgggctatctcttcaaacgactttatttgacctaaagcgtataattgatttacataaataagccccttttcatccaaaagagtgaatctttaattttaaggaattctttaagtgctttattcgaccataatgaagtaaagtcaaaactccatgtgattttaaaacattttaaagttcctcccatactttattttatagatatgcatgggtgtagtgagtattccagcttccaaaatctcaaaaatatccttataacgacccattaatgtatgttcacactacagtgtgtgaacgaAATCAccactcgctgaattcagcgagcggagattcagactggcagccggcggcggcggtagaATCGGGCGGCACTAAGCCGcaaccattgacagctatgcagtgctcgcggacttccgtgcaaagaatgaacatgttctttctttgcgcggaacaatttcagcggcgctgaaattccgcagtgtgaacgggtctcgcggaaacccattcacactaatgttaagttcacaccacggaattcggctcacggaattccgcccgtggaattcggcttgcggaattccacccgttgaattccgcgggaattccgtagtttgaacatacccttagagagaaaaaataggactacattttccctccttctcataatagtctggaattttagtgctaaaaagtacctaaaaaaaaagtgcccaacccccattgtgctcagctaacgttaaagaaacatatttcattcttgtgcttt is drawn from Hyla sarda isolate aHylSar1 chromosome 4, aHylSar1.hap1, whole genome shotgun sequence and contains these coding sequences:
- the LOC130368097 gene encoding DNA damage-regulated autophagy modulator protein 1-like, with amino-acid sequence MELKGLRFVPLLLVFWCAAWLATSYIMTVVLGHATSPLMSISDVGNVFHESILFRIGFIGMSIGTLVLTFLIYKYMVMHTEEFIGHQVLIQRILLAIVWASCFATAVMHVFSPKEYPRIHFVSTIISITCEALYYLGQSIQMYKLPGAKKVIHHSRCTCYGLTFVCVIFYFGYETLKELFYNDEDWDEIREIPIIIIEWVMLLLILINIVTYYSTMQRLLLTVSRNSCTLSLRVRIDDFGV